A window of the Hordeum vulgare subsp. vulgare chromosome 5H, MorexV3_pseudomolecules_assembly, whole genome shotgun sequence genome harbors these coding sequences:
- the LOC123397523 gene encoding oxysterol-binding protein-related protein 2A-like: MANMLRLYVTCICNTLEAAMCLQNFPCQEVERHNKPEVELKTSPELLLNLVSAFRESKSDDRRFYIFSPTKTLHLKTDSKDDRVAWIEALILARSVYSLRSLSGRITFVQSDVSVSTTRLRNRMRQEGLNESLIQDCEQIML, translated from the exons ATG GCCAACATGCTGCGTCTGTACGTCACTTGCATCTGCAACACTCTGGAGGCCGCCATGTGCCTGCAG AATTTCCCTTGCCAAGAGGTCGAGAGGCACAACAAACCGGAGGTGGAGCTCAA GACTAGCCCTGAACTTCTGCTGAATCTG GTGTCCGCATTTCGGGAGAGCAAGTCCGACGACAGgagattctacatattttctcCCACAAAGACACTTCATTTGAAGACAGATTCGAAAGATGACCGCGTCGCTTGGATCGAGGCCTTGATATTGGCGAGGAGTGTTTATTCGCTCAGGTCACTCAGTGGAAGGATAACTTTTGTGCAGAGTGATGTTTCAGTTTCCACCACAAGGCTTCGAAATCGGATGCGCCAGGAGGGTTTAAACGAGAGTCTTATACAGGACTGCGAACAAATTATGCTTTAG